Genomic segment of Pseudoalteromonas ulvae UL12:
ATAATTTCGATTAGCTGTTTAGCTTGCGACATTACATTGTTATCTAGCAATGAGTCTACAATTTCTTGGAAATATGGAGTATTAGACACGATAACAACAGGTATCTTCAGAAGTTCGAATGAAATATCAATTCCACTAGCATCAACATCTATAAGTGATGTGAGTGTAGATAAGAATAAATCGGCGCTTGCTGTATTTCTCTCATAAATAGCCATTTTTAACAATTCATTTGTAGCATACTCTGCTTTAGATAACCTATTTAACACTTGACCAAGGAAAGGGTTATCGCGTATTTCTTTGGCTGTCCATGAAACAACACCAAAATCAAATTCTATTTCCATTTATACTACTTTTAGTAAACTTCGATACTTTTAGTATAGCAAAAGTATCGACCAAGTAAATTTTAATAAGCGTAACCGTCCGCTGAACCACGGCTAGCAGCTTAAACACCTGTACTTGAAAATATCTCTTGATCTCAATTCAGGAGACATATGTGGACACGACCCATTTTGCAAGCATTAGCAGTTTTTATTTTGTAAAAAATACAAAATAAATAGTGTGTTCTTTTAGTTCGTTAACATATGTTCATGTGGTTTTCTGATAAATAGATATTAAAAATATGAGTACGCACGGCTTTAAGTCAAGGGACTTTAAATCCTGCGCCACGGTTAGTATCACGAAAAAAATTTAGAAAAAATTGTATTTAAAATTAAACTTTTATAAAAATCAGAGGAAAGAGTTGGCATAAGTTTTATAAAAATATATTCAGGTAAAAAATGAGATCACTATTTTCTAGTAATGGTTTAGGTTTATTTAACAGTTTAATCAATAAGTTAGGCAGTGAAGTTGACGTTTTAGAAAGTCAAATCGGTCGCTCAAATTCGACTATGTATGTTAATGCAGCAACAGGGAATTTGGTTGTCCAAAATACTGATGAATCAATTAAAGGAATGGGCCTTGGCCTGAATGTACTAAGAACATACAACAGCCTTGGTAATTTTGATGGTGACAATAACGATCAGTGGCGATTAGGCTTTATTCGATCTTTGAGTTTAGAAGGAGTAAAAAATGGATCAGGCAGTGTAGTTAAAAAAACTACTGCTGATGGGTATGAACAAACTTTTAAATTTGATTCAACAAAAGGTATCTATATAAGTACAGAAGGGAATGGTGCTCATGATGTCATCAAATTAAATAATGATGGTACGGGTGAACTTACATTCGGTGAGAATGGTCATAAAGAAGTTTATAATACTGACTATAAGCTAGCTTCTTTTAGTGATACAAATGGACACTCAACATCTATTAATTATAAAAGTGGATTGGTCTTTTCGATTAATACAACTACTGCATTACCTCTTCAAGGTTTTTTTGATCAAAACTTTCGATAAAGTCAGCATTAATAACCGAGATTGACTGCGGTGTTTCTTGCACGGCTAAATCTAGCCCTGTTGGACTTGAACTGCGCTTGATTTGCTTGCCCATGACACTCACCCGCTCGATATCTTCATCGTTTTTAGGTGTTTCGGCCATCGCCACTGGGCTGATATAAATGAATGACAACATTAAGGATAATACGCTGTATAGATGAGTTTTTGTTAACATGAGATATCCATATTTCCTTTTCATGTTAGTGGACATTTAAAATTGCTTTTTACGAAAAATGTATTATTTGCAAGATTGCTATACAGGCGAAAACACACTAAAGAAATTTAATAAGAAATATTTATTTAAAAACGGAGATGGCGGGAGTTAGTGTGTTATGACAATTAGGGCTTAGGTTATTAGTGATTTAGTCTCCAGCAGTTGGATATGGCGGTAAAATGAAGGTGGATTTCATACTACGCGCTTGATTAAAAGGCGACACTGTGTCGCCTAGAGTATTTTTTATATTTAGAGGCGGTAGTTAGAAGCTGTAGTTTCTTGGTTCTGCCATGCGTTTTGTGGTTTGATCAAAACCTGCCACATAGGTTTTATCGGTGGCATTTTTTATGTTCAAACCTATTTTTGCATGTTCAGTTAGGTTGTAATGTGCAAAGAGATCAAGTGTAGTTAACCTATTTTCCTCGAATTTTGTGCCAGTCCAATTGCTCATTGAAGCATCTTGTGGGGTGATAGCATTATATGTTTTATCATCCTGCCATTGTAAGCCAACCCCAATAGTAAAATCTTTCCAATCATAAGTGCTGTGCATGTTCAGTAAGGTGCGTGGTAATTCGGTATTGATTTCTGTACCGTCAGAGCTTTCAATCTCGAACTTGCTGTATCCAGCGCTGATCTGCCAAGAGTTAGTGAGGTGCGCACGCGTTTCAAATTCATAACCTGTTGTTTGCGCGCCATCAATTTGCCTGTAGGCAAATTTTCTATCGCTATTTATAATTAAAAACATCTGAGGTACATCTTTCTTTTTGGTCTCAAAATATGTGCCTGTAAAGTAGAGGTTGTCGTTCAACCAAGGCGATTTAAAACCCAACTCGATATTGTTGGCTGTTTCTGAATCCAGTGGCTTATTGTTAATATCAAACTTCTCACTGTGCGGACGATAAATATCGGTGCAACTTGAATAAAGCGTGATGTTTTCGCTAATAGAGTACAGCACACCGGAATAATGTGTGGGTGTATTTTCATCAAAGCTTACATCTTGTCTGCGCGCTGAGCGCATTATATGTTGTTCGTATTGGTTAAATTTAATGCCTGCAATGGTAAATAGCTCGTCGGTCAGTTGGAAACGGGTGGCAATGGCTAATCCAGTTTCAGTGGTATCAAATAAACCATCATCAGTGCTCTTGGAAAACGCTGGGCGCTTAGAGGTGTCGATACGTTTAGCGCTATAATCATCTAACATCACAATGCCTTCTACCTCTGGCGCTGCGAGGTAATCATTGTTGCGATTAGCATCGGTATGCGAAGCGGTAACAACTATTTGCTGGGTATAACCTAACAGCTCAAACTGACCATTTAACTGCAGCGCTGCATTATTGATTACGTAATCATCAACATAATTTATATGCTCAGCAATCAGCCCTGATTGTTTGCCGGGCATGACAAAGGGTTGAATATCGGCAAAAGTACGGATTAAATCAACCTCCGCTTCGCTACGTTGCAGCTGTGCGGTCAAAAACCACTCTTTATTAAAATCATGCACTAAACGTGTGTTAATTGCTTGATGCTTGTTATCGTTATAGCTCCAGTCTTTTTCACCTCATCTGATGTGCGTGAGCCATCCACATAAAAAATAGCTGGTGGCGCCTCTGGTGAGTCCACACCTCGATTTTGTGCGTGATAATTTAAATCGAATACCGTGTTATCGGATAGATGTTTATTCACCGTTAAGTAAATAACCGATTTTGGTTTTCATGATCAAGGTAGGAATCTGCCGCATCATAAGAAACCATCGAGAGGCCACTGAGGATTTTTTCTTGTGTTAGTGCACCGTTGATATCAGCGGTGCCACCTAAGCTGGGCCAAGAGCCAGCATGCAGTTGGATATTGGCAAAAAATCTTTTGATGCTTTTTTGCTCACCAAATTTACGGTTTCGGAAGGAGCAGCTGCGCCTTGCATAAAACCTGGCACACCTTTAATGACTTCAATTTGTTCATAAATAACAGGTTCTAAATAGCACTCTTGGAAAATACCATACGCAGAAGCGATACCATCTTTAACAAAGTTATTTAAGAAAAACCGCGGGCATATAAATTAGAGCCTCTACCGTAACTGTCCTGCGCGGTGAACACCCCGTGGTATTGCTGAGCACTTCTTCAATAGTAGCGCTGTCGATAATCGAAATCGCCTGTAGCGTGTCTTTTTCCGATAAATTTAGACCCGTCGGGCCTTTAGATTTTTTAATGGCGCCATATCATCGGATGTGTCAACTTTGCTTTGTGCTTGGGCCGAACCCATACCAAATAATGACAGAAGAAGCGCTGTGGCTATCGGGCTGTATGTCGTTTTCATGATTTCCTTGTTCATATAGATCGTTTTGCAATATTTCTGACACAAACACGAAAGCACACGAGAAAAATTTAATAAAAACTCCATTTTTAAAGGAATGGTATCCGTGTTTCGTTTGCAGTGATGAACAGAGTGATCTCAGTAAAACTTTCTTGTTGATTTTTCTGCCTTAGATACGTCTATGAGCCAGTAGAATTGAGAGTAAGCAGTGGAGAGTAAAGTGGAAAAACGGGAGAGAAAACGCGACCTG
This window contains:
- a CDS encoding DUF6531 domain-containing protein; this translates as MRSLFSSNGLGLFNSLINKLGSEVDVLESQIGRSNSTMYVNAATGNLVVQNTDESIKGMGLGLNVLRTYNSLGNFDGDNNDQWRLGFIRSLSLEGVKNGSGSVVKKTTADGYEQTFKFDSTKGIYISTEGNGAHDVIKLNNDGTGELTFGENGHKEVYNTDYKLASFSDTNGHSTSINYKSGLVFSINTTTALPLQGFFDQNFR